AATTGCTCGTTGACGAGTACGGCCTTGGCGATATCGATCGAACCGTCGGGTCGCTGGGGGGTGTAGTTCATCTCGCACAGCGCGGAGTGCCCGGTGCCGGCATTGTTCCAGGGACCGCTGCTTTCGGCGGCGACGGCGTCCAGCCGCTCGATCAGGGTGATCGACCAGTCCGGCTCCAGCCGTCGCAGCAACGCACCCAGGGTGGCGCTCATGATGCCCGCGCCCACCAGCACGACGTCGGTTCTGGCCAGTTCTGACACCGGGTTCCTTTCCTGGGCTGTGCCGGTCCCAGGTTATCCCGACGCGCATAGCTACCCGGACCGATGCCTCCCGGGCGCAGCCAGCCCAAGACGTTTGCCCCGAAGCGCACACTGCGCGGCCCCGGCCGCCATACAATCCGCACAATCCGAGTCCGGTTCTCCCTGGGAGGTAACCGATGTCGTACGTGGTCGCTTCACCGGAATTGGTTGCGGCGGCGGCCACGGATTTGGCGGAGATTGGTTCGGCGATCGAGGCGGCAAACGGCGCGGCGGCACTGACGACGGTCGGGGTTGTGGCCGCGGCCGCCGACGAGGTGTCGACGCAGATCGCGGCGCTGTTTGGGGCGCATGCCCGCAGCTATCAGACCCTCAGCGCCCAAGCGGCGGCGTTCCATACCCAGTTCGTGCAGGCCTTGACCACGTCCGGGGGCGCCTATGCCAGCGTCGAGGCCGCCAACGCGTCACCTTTGGACGCGCTGCTGGACCTGGTCAACGCGCCCACCCAGGCCCTGCTGGGACGCCCGCTGATCGGCAACGGCGCCGACGGGTCGGCACCGGGTCAGGCCGGCGGGCCGGGCGGGTTGCTGTACGGCAACGGCGGTAACGGCGCCGCCGGTGGACCCACCCAAGCTGGCGGTGCCGGCGGGGACGCGGGGTTGATCGGCAACGGCGGGGCCGGCGGCGCCGGGGGGACGAGCGCGGCGGGTGGCAACGGCGGAATGGGGGGCCTGCTGTTCGGCAATGGTGGGGCCGGCGGCCAAGGCGGGCTCGGCGTCGCGGGTGTCAACGGCGGCGTTGGCGGGCACGGCGGTCACGGTGGCAGCGCCGTCCTGCTCGGAAACGGCGGAATCGGCGGGCGGGGCGGCACCGGGGCCACGGGCGTCGCCGGCAGCAACCCCATCCCCGTTGGCACGGCCGCGCCCGGCAGCGACGGCGCAAATTCAACCGCGGCCAATGGGGTCGGCGGCCCCGGCGGGGCCGGAGCTGACGGCGGGGTGGCCATGACCGGCGGGACCGGCGGGGCAGGCGGCAGCGTGAGCACCTCAGTTGGCACCGCCACCGGCGGCCACGGCGGCGACGGCGGGAACGGCGGCAACGGCGGCAATGGCGGTGCCGGCGGGACCGCCACCACGTCCGGGGGCGCGACCGCCGTCGGCGGTGCCGGCGGTGACGGAGGCAACGGGCAGGCTCTCGGCGGTGCCGGCGGAAACGGTGGCAAAGGCGGGAACGCCAGTGCGGTCAGCAACTCCACCGGGGGTAATGGCGGCAGCGGCGGTAACGGCCACGACACCGACGTGTCCGGCGGCGCGGGCGGTGCCGGCGGCACCGGTGGCAACGGCGGTCGCGGCGGTCTGCTGGCGGGCAGCGGCGGCATCGGAGGCAGCGGCGGCACCGGCGGCGACGGTGGTGCCGGCGCCCCCGGCGGTGCCGGCGGCAGCGGTAGCGGCGGCGGCGATGCCGGCAACATCGCCGGCGCAGGCAACTCGGCCATCGGCGGCGACGGCGGTACGGGAGGTAACGGCGGCAGCGCCCTCGGCACGGGCGGCACGGGTGGCGCCGGGGGTCTGGGCGGTCACGGGGGCGCGGGCGGGCTGCTGATTGGGGACGGCGGCGCCGGCGGCGCCGGCGGCAACGCCGGTGCCGGTGGCGCGGGCGGCGACGGCGGCGCCGGCGGGGCTGGTGGCGCCGGCGGAGCCGGTACAGGTGGCGGCGCGTCTCTCCAGTTCATAGGCGGCGACGGTGGCGACGGCGGTTACGGCGGCAACGGCGGCAACGGCGGTGCCGGCGGTGCCCCGGGCTTCGGTGGCACGGGTGGGTCTGGGGGGTGGCTGATCGGACGCACCGGCGGCACCGGTGCCGGCGGCGCGGGTGGTGCGGGCGGTGCCGGCGGCGCGGGCGGCGCTGCCGGCGGCGGCGGCGCGGGGGGCTTCGGGTCAATCACGTCCGGCAGCGACGGCGTCGGCGGTGTTGCGGGCGCGAATGGCGCGACTGGCGCACACGGTTGATCGAGCCGACCGGACAGGGGGCAATGGCCCGACCGCGCTCTCAGCCGACCGCACGACGCGCCCGCGCCTCTTACTCCAATCCGCGAGACGCCACCTGCGTGTTAGCTATACGATCTGATTTGCCGATCGTGCTCTGACGGAGGGCCGGATGGCCGGCCTCTTGAGTGGAAGGTCGCCCCCATGTCGTTCGTCATCGCAACACCGGACATGCTCGCGGCCGCCTCGTCAGATCTGGCGGCCATTGGGTCGGCGATCGGTGCGGCTAATACGGCCGCGGCGGTTCCGACGACACGGTTGCTGGCCGCGGCCGCCGACGAGGTGTCGGCGGCCGTGGCGGCGCTGTTCGGCACGCACGCCCAGGAATACCAGGCCGTTAGCGCCCAAGCGGCGGCGTTCCATGACCAGTTCGCCCGGGGGGTGACCACGGCCGGGGTCTGGTATGCCAGCGCCGAGGCCGCCAACGCGTCGCCGCTGCAGACCGTGCTGGACGCGGTCAATGCGCCCACCCAGACACTGCTGGGACGCCCGCTGATCGGTAACGGCGCCGACGGGTCGGCCCCGGGCCAGGCCGGCGGGGCCGGCGGGTTGTTGTACGGCAACGGCGGCAACGGCGCCGCGGGCGGACCCAACCAGGCGGGCGGCCCCGGCGGCAACGCCGGGCTGATCGGCCACGGCGGGGCCGGCGGCGCCGGGGGGACGAGCGCGGCCGGCGGTAACGGCGGCACCGGGGGGCTGCTGTTCGGGAACGGCGGGGCGGGCGGCCACGGCGGGATCGGCGTAGCCGGTGTCAACGGCGGCGTCGGCGGGCTGGGAGGCCACGGCGGCAACGCCGTCCTGTTCGGCGACGGTGGCGCCGGCGGGCAGGGCGGCACCGGCGCCACCGGCATCGCGGGCAGCAATCCCACCCCCCTCGGCACCGCCGCTGCCGGCGGCGACGGAGCGAGTCACGACGTGAATGGTAGTAATACCGACCTCACCGGCGGCCCCGGGGATCCCGGCGATGCTGGCGGCGTCACCGTGAACGGCGGCAACGGGGGCCACGGCGGCGAAGTAAGGAACCTATTTGGTGGTACCGGTAACGCCTTTGGAGGCGCGGGCGGCCACGGCGGAGACGGCGCCAACGGCGGCAGCGGTGGCGCCGGTGGGGAAGCCGTCACTGACGGCGGTGCTACTGCGATCAGTGGTGCCGGGGGCAACGGGGGCAACGCCCTGGCTTCCGGCGGGAACGGTGGAAACGGCGGCAACGGCGGGTTTGCTCAGGCCAACACCAGCGTGACCGGGGGTAACGGCGGTAACGGCGGCAACGGCCACGACAGCGACGTGTCGGGCGGCGCCGGCGGCAGGGGCGGCGCCGGCGGTGACGGCGGCCGCGGCGGTCTGCTGGCCGGCAACGGCGGCATCGGAGGCAGCGGTGGTGCCGGCGGCATGGGCGGCGCCGGTGCCGCCGGTGGTGCCGGTGGCAGCGGCGGCAAGGCCGACGTTGCTAACAGCCTCAGCAGCGGTGCCACCATCACCGGTGGCGACGGCGGAGACGGCGGTGACGGCGGCAGCGCCCTCGGCACCGGGGGCGCCGGGGGCGCCGGGGGTCTGGGCGGTCACGGGGGTGCGGGCGGGCTGCTGATCGGTAACGGCGGCGACGGCGGCGACGGCGGCAGCGGCGGTGCGGGCGGTGTGGGCGGCACCGGCGGCGGCGGCGGCACCGGTGGTGCCGGGGGCGAAGCCCTTGCCGGCGCCGGTTCTACCACCTCCAATGGCGGTGACGGCGGCGCGGGCGGTGACGGCGGCGCGGGCGGCGACGGCGGTAACGGCGGCGACGGCGGGCCCGGCGGGGCCGCCGGCCTCGGTGGTGACGGCGGGGCCGGGGGCTGGCTGATCGGACAGGCGGGCAGCACCGGCGCCGGTGGCGCCGGCGGCTTGGGTGGTGCCGGGGGTGCCGGCGGCGCGGCCGGCGGCGGCGGCGCGGGCGGCCATGGGGACACCACCTCCGGTGCCACCGGCGTGTCCGGCAAAGCGGGCTTCCACGGCAACCCCGGCCAGGACGGCTGACCGCACGAGCGCTGACCACGCTCTAAGCTGACCCCGTGACTGGCTGGGTACCCGACGTCCTGCCCGGCTATTGGCAGCACACGATCCCGCTCGGGCCCGACCCCGACGGTGAGGGCGAGATCGTCGCGACCCTGATCCGCCGCGGAGACACCGACGCCGCCGAGCGGGCGGTGCTGGCGGTGCACGGGTACACCGACTACTTCTTCCACACCGAGTTGGCCGATCACTTCGCCAGCCGTGGCTTCGCCTTCTATGCGCTGGACCTGCGCAAGTGCGGCCGGTCTCGGCGGGACGGCCAGACGCCGCACTTCACCACGGATCTGGCCCACTACGACGCCGAACTCGAACACGCCCTCGCGGTCATCGGCGAGCAGAACCGCTCCCCCAGGGTCTTGATCTACGGCCATTCGGCGGGTGGGCTCATCGTGTCGCTGTGGCTGGACCGGTTACGTCAGCGCG
This is a stretch of genomic DNA from Mycobacterium lacus. It encodes these proteins:
- a CDS encoding PE family protein, with product MSYVVASPELVAAAATDLAEIGSAIEAANGAAALTTVGVVAAAADEVSTQIAALFGAHARSYQTLSAQAAAFHTQFVQALTTSGGAYASVEAANASPLDALLDLVNAPTQALLGRPLIGNGADGSAPGQAGGPGGLLYGNGGNGAAGGPTQAGGAGGDAGLIGNGGAGGAGGTSAAGGNGGMGGLLFGNGGAGGQGGLGVAGVNGGVGGHGGHGGSAVLLGNGGIGGRGGTGATGVAGSNPIPVGTAAPGSDGANSTAANGVGGPGGAGADGGVAMTGGTGGAGGSVSTSVGTATGGHGGDGGNGGNGGNGGAGGTATTSGGATAVGGAGGDGGNGQALGGAGGNGGKGGNASAVSNSTGGNGGSGGNGHDTDVSGGAGGAGGTGGNGGRGGLLAGSGGIGGSGGTGGDGGAGAPGGAGGSGSGGGDAGNIAGAGNSAIGGDGGTGGNGGSALGTGGTGGAGGLGGHGGAGGLLIGDGGAGGAGGNAGAGGAGGDGGAGGAGGAGGAGTGGGASLQFIGGDGGDGGYGGNGGNGGAGGAPGFGGTGGSGGWLIGRTGGTGAGGAGGAGGAGGAGGAAGGGGAGGFGSITSGSDGVGGVAGANGATGAHG
- a CDS encoding PE family protein, whose amino-acid sequence is MSFVIATPDMLAAASSDLAAIGSAIGAANTAAAVPTTRLLAAAADEVSAAVAALFGTHAQEYQAVSAQAAAFHDQFARGVTTAGVWYASAEAANASPLQTVLDAVNAPTQTLLGRPLIGNGADGSAPGQAGGAGGLLYGNGGNGAAGGPNQAGGPGGNAGLIGHGGAGGAGGTSAAGGNGGTGGLLFGNGGAGGHGGIGVAGVNGGVGGLGGHGGNAVLFGDGGAGGQGGTGATGIAGSNPTPLGTAAAGGDGASHDVNGSNTDLTGGPGDPGDAGGVTVNGGNGGHGGEVRNLFGGTGNAFGGAGGHGGDGANGGSGGAGGEAVTDGGATAISGAGGNGGNALASGGNGGNGGNGGFAQANTSVTGGNGGNGGNGHDSDVSGGAGGRGGAGGDGGRGGLLAGNGGIGGSGGAGGMGGAGAAGGAGGSGGKADVANSLSSGATITGGDGGDGGDGGSALGTGGAGGAGGLGGHGGAGGLLIGNGGDGGDGGSGGAGGVGGTGGGGGTGGAGGEALAGAGSTTSNGGDGGAGGDGGAGGDGGNGGDGGPGGAAGLGGDGGAGGWLIGQAGSTGAGGAGGLGGAGGAGGAAGGGGAGGHGDTTSGATGVSGKAGFHGNPGQDG